The following DNA comes from Enterocloster bolteae.
AACCAGATCGTGGGTTATATCATGTCTGGGGACCCGACTTATATTACCAGCCATAAGGGCGCCAGAAGTCTTATCATGAAGGTTGAGCGGGATGAGATTCTGGAGGAACTGATGGCTGTGTATATTGATGCCCGTCTGAAATAAGAACTGTTTCAGACTGGTTCCGGGGCAATTTACAGAGGCGCTCCAGGGGCATCCGGCCCGCCACGGGCAGGCAGGATATGCGGCGTGAATAACAGAAGGCCCGGAAACGGGCCTTTACAGTAATGTACGGATGGATATGAGTGGGATGCATTCAGTTGGCCATAGGCCAGCTGCTTTTATGGTGCATTCCGATTTTTTGCGTTTACCGGAGGAATTGAATATGAGGATAATGGGTCTGGATTTTGGCTCGAAAACAGTTGGGGTGGCAGTCTGCGATCCTTTAGGTATCACTGCCCAGACAGTGGAAACAATCACCAGGGCCAGCGAGAATAAGATGCGTCAGACCCTTGCGAGGATTGAGCAATTAATTGGTGAATACGAGATTGAACGTATTGTTCTTGGTTATCCTAAGAATATGAACAATACAGTGGGCGAGCGCGGGGAAAAGACCCAGGAGTTCAAAGCGGCCCTGGAAAGGCGTACCGGTCTTGAGGTTATCCTCTGGGACGAGCGTCTCACCACAGTGGCGGCAGAACGGGTTCTGATTGAAAGCGGTGTTCGCAGGGAAAACAGAAAGAAAAGCGTGGACCAAATTGCGGCAGCCATGATTCTGCAGGGGTATCTGGACAGCCTGCAGTATAGTTAGGATGCAATTGGGACATGGACAATGCGGCCGGTCGCGTCAGGCGTGACAGACAGGCGCCAGGAGAGAAGAAATGGAAGAAAAGACGAGAGAAGATATGATTACCATGGTGACGGATTCCGGAGAATCCGTGGATTTTTATGTGTTGGAAGAAACAAGGATAAATGCAAGGAGTTATCTGCTTGTGACAGACGCGCCGGAAGGCGAGGACGGAGAGTGCTATATCCTTAAGGATATGTCAGGACAGCAGGACGCTGAGGCCGTGTATGAGTTTGTGGAAGACGACAGCGAACTGGACGCACTGATGAAAGTGTTTGAAGAACTGTTAAGCGATGCAGATGTGGACCTTGAGAAATAGATAGAAAGAAAGATTGGAGGAATCAATTTGAATTTAGAAGAAAAAGAGAATACGGCAGAGGTGGCGCCAGAGGCAGCTGCACAGGCAACGAATCAGGCCGTACAGGAAAACAATGCCCAGGATGCCGGTGTCCAGGAGACAGCAGGAGCTGCGGCCCCACAGGAGCAGCCTGTGAAGAAGTCCCAGAATAGAAGACCGGCCCAGAAAAAGACCGCTTCCAAGGAACAGGGAGGAAATGGGGAAGCCCAGAAAAAGAAAAATACGGGTTCCAGACAGGGTCAGGCAAAGAGCAGGAGCGGACAAAAGGGAGAGAACCAGACCGGAACTGCTGCCAGGGAGTCCAAGGACAGCGCCGGCGCAAGGTCCTCCAAGGGAACCGGCAGCGCAAAGGCGTCCAGGAATTCCGGAGAGTCCAAGGCATCCAGAGGTTCAGGGGAGTCCAGGAATTCTGGAGAGTCCAGAAATTCCGGAGAGTCCAAGGCATCCAGGAATTCCGGGGAGTCCAAGAACTCCAGAAATTCCGGTGAATCAAAGGCGCTTCCCGCACCGGCCAGACAGAAGGCACGGGATGGAAAAAAGGACGGAAAGGGCAAGCTGAAAATCATTCCATTAGGCGGTCTTGAGCAGATTGGAATGAACATCACCGCCTTTGAGTATGAGGACAGCATCATTGTGGTGGACTGCGGACTGGCCTTCCCGGGGGACGACATGCTGGGCATTGACCTGGTTATACCGGACGTGACCTACTTAAAGCAGAACATTGACAAGGTGAAGGGCTTCGTCATCACCCATGGCCATGAGGACCATATCGGCGCCCTGCCTTATATCCTGCAGCAGGTCAATGTGCCTGTATACGGCACAAAGCTGACCATTGCCCTGATTGAGCATAAGCTGGAGGAGCACCGCCTCTTAAAGAACACCAAGCGCAAGGTGATGAAGCACGGACAGTCCGTGAACCTGGGATGCTTCAGAGTGGAATTCGTGAAGACAAACCACAGCATCCAGGACGCATCCGCCCTGGCCATATTTACACCGGTGGGAACCGTGCTGCACACAGGAGACTTTAAGATTGACTACACGCCGGTGTTTGGGGATCCCATTGACCTGCAGCGCTTTGCGGAGCTGGGCAAGAAGGGCGTGCTGGCCCTGATGGCAGACAGTACCAATGCCATCCGTCCCGGATTCACCATGTCCGAGCGTACGGTGGGAAAGACATTTGACGCCATATTCGCGGAGCACCAGAACAGGCGCATCATCGTGGCCACCTTTGCCTCCAATGTGGACCGGGTTCAGCAGGTGGTGAACACGGCATACAAATACGGGCGCAAGGTGGTGGTGGAAGGCCGCAGCATGGTGACTATCATGGATATTGCCAGCAAGCTGGGGTATATCAATGTGCCGGAGGGAACCCTCATCGACATTGAACACCTGAGGAACTACCCGCCGGAGTCCACGGTGCTCATTACCACGGGAAGCCAGGGCGAGTCCATGGCCGCCCTTTCCAGGATGGCTGCCAGCATCCATAAGAAGGTATCCATTGTGCCGGGAGATGTGGTGGTGCTGAGCTCCACGCCGATTCCTGGAAATGAAAAGGCAGTGGCCAATGTGGTGAACGAGCTGTCCATGAAGGGCGCTGAGGTAATCTGCCAGGATACCCACGTATCAGGACATGCCTGCCAGGAGGATCTGAAGCTGATTTATTCCCTGGTGCATCCAAAGTTCTCCATCCCCATCCATGGCGAGTACCGCCACCGTATGGCCCAGAGGGAACTGGCCCAGTTTATGGGTGTACAAAAGGAAAATGCTGTCATGGTCAACTCCGGCGACGTGGTGGCCCTGGACGAGGACAGCTGCGAGGTGATAGACCACGTTACCTGCGGAGGCATCTTCGTGGACGGCCTCGGCGTGGGCGATGTGGGCAATATTGTATTACGGGATAGACAAAACCTTGCACAAAATGGTATTATTGTAGTAGTATTGACGTTAGAGAAGCACAGCAACCAGCTGCTTGCGGGACCGGATATTGTGTCCAGAGGCTTTGTGTATGTGCGGGAATCCGAGGATTTGCTGGAGGAGGCCCACACCATTGTGTACGACGCAGTGCAGGACTGCCTGGACCGCCATGTCAGCGACTGGGGTAAGATAAAGAACATCATTAAAGACAGTTTAAGTGACTTTTTGTGGAAGCGCATGAAGCGCAATCCCATGATTCTGCCAATTATCATGGAGGTATAACAGATAACGGACCGGTGTGCTGCCTGGGCGGCAGCATACCGGTCCGGGATACCGCGGTCATGAAGACGCCGGGCAGGATAAGAGGAATGGATTATGAGCAATAGAACTAGGGAAATCAACAAAATCACCACCACCATAATCGGCATATCCGTGAAGCTCATGGTATATGCCCTGATTATCCTGCTGCTGTATGAGGCGGTTGCCAGGGGCTATGCCTTTGGCCATGAGATATTTTTTGCCGAGGCAGTGGACGAGGCCCCCGGACAGGATATGGTAGTCCAGATTGATTCAAAGGAATCCGTGTCTGACGCTGCGCAGTTTCTTGCGCATAAGGGGCTTATTAAAAGTGAGTTTGCCTTTATTTTCCAGAGCAAGTTCTATGACTACGACACCATCTATCCGGGCACCTATACCCTTAATACGTCCATGACATCCAAGGAAATACTCCAGCTTCTCAATGAAAAGCCGGAAACCGAAGACAGTGCAAAACCGGCCCAGTCCGGCGGCGCCAAGGCAGCTGAAGCCAAGACGTCCCAGGGCAGGACATCTGAGAAGGAAAACGGGAACAGCGGTGCTTCGGACCAGGAGACATCTCCGGCTGCGGCAGCTGCGTCCCAGGACGGTGCAGCCGCAGCGGCAGAGACAGACGGGGAAATACCGGCTGACGCGGCTCCTGGGTCCCGGTCAGGGGAGGATGCCCTTGACTCCCAGGAGGCCCAGGCCAATGAGCAGACCTATGAAGGCGAGGACCAGGAGATGGAAGGCGGATGGATTGAGGATGCAGCAGAGGATGGAACCCAATGATTGTAAATGACAGGATTACGGACTATATACGTTCCCTGGAATCCAGCCAGGGCAGCCTGCTGGATTCCATAGAACAGGAAGCGGAAAGGGACCGGGTGCCCATCATACGCAGGGAAACCGCAGCCCTTTTAAGGACCCTGGTGGCAGCCCTGAGACCGGCCCGTATATTGGAGATAGGAACCGCTGTGGGATACTCTTCTCTTCTCATGTGCCGTGTGATGCCGGAAAACTGCCGCATCACCACCATCGAGAAGTATGAGAAACGGATTCCGGCGGCCCGGGAACATTTTAAAATCGCAGGTGAGGAAGGGCGTATCACCCTTCTGGAAGGGGATGCAGATGACCTGCTGGCCGGACTTAAGGGCCAGACCTTTGACCTGGTGTTCATGGATGCCGCCAAAGGCCAGTACCTGCACTGGCTGCCCATGATTCTGGCGCTGATGCCTGAAGGGGGAGTCCTCATATCGGACAATGTACTTCAGGACGGAGATATCGTGGAATCCAGATTTGCAGTGGAGCGCAGGAACAGGACCATCCACAGCAGGATGCGCCGGTATCTCTACGAGCTTAAGCACAGAAAGGGACTGGAGACAGCCATCATCCCCATAGGGGACGGAGTTGCCGTCAGTACCAAATATACGGAGAGAGTGGAATGAGAAAGACAGAATTACTGATACCGGCCGGAAGCCTGGACGTGCTGAAAACAGCCGTTGTTTACGGGGCAGATGCCGTATATATCGGAGGTGAGGCCTTTGGCCTGCGGGCCAAGGCCCATAATTTTTCCAATGAAGAGATGAAACAGGGAATTGCCTTTGCCCATGCGCGCGGGGTCAAAGTCTACGTGACGGCCAATATATTGGCCCATAACGGAGACCTGCCGGGGGTGGAGGCTTATTTTGAAGAGATGAGGGATGTGGCGCCGGATGCGCTCATCATATCAGATCCGGGTGTGTTCGCCATTGCCAGAAGAGTTCTTCCTGACATGGAAATCCATATAAGCACCCAGGCCAACAACACCAATTACGGGACCTATCTGTTCTGGCATGGACTGGGGGCAAGGCGGGTGGTGTCTGCAAGGGAGCTGTCCCTGGCGGAGATCCGGGAAATCCGGGACCACATCCCTCAGGATATGCAGATAGAGAGCTTTATCCACGGCGCCATGTGCATATCCTATTCCGGCAGATGCCTTCTGAGCAATTATTTTGTGGGAAGGGATGCCAACCAGGGCGCCTGCACCCATCCCTGCCGCTGGAAATATTCCCTTGTGGAGGAGACCAGACCGGGAGAATATATGCCTGTATATGAAAATGAGCGGGGCACCTATATCTTCAACTCCAAGGACCTGTGCATGGTGGAGTATATTCCGGAGATGATGGATGCCGGAATCGACAGTTTCAAGATAGAGGGAAGGATGAAAACAGCTCTCTATGTGGCCACTGTCACCAGGGCCTACCGCAGGGCAATTGATGATTATCTGAAGGATCCGTCTGTGTACAGGAAGAATCTGGCGTGGTACAGGGAAGAAATTGGAAAATGCACCAACCGCAGGTTTACCACTGGCTTTTACTTCGGCAAGCCCACTTCGGATGACCACATATATGACAGCAGCACCTATGTAAAGAGCTACACCTACCTGGGGACCGTGGAAGAAACGGACAGCCGGGGCCGGTGCAGGATTGAACAGAAAAATAAATTTTCTGCGGGGGAGACCATTGAGGTGATGAAGCCCGACGGACAGAACCTGGAAGTTACAGTGGAGTCCATAACAGACCATGAGGGCAATGAGCAGGAGAGCGCTCCCCATCCAAAGCAGATTCTGTGGGTTAAGCTGTCCGGGGATGTGTCTGTTTTTGATATCCTGCGGAGAAAAGAAGAGGCCGTGGATTAGACAAAGCTGAGAACTGGAAGAGACTGGAAATTTGATTGTCCGGAATTCGGGAGGAAGAAACTGCGCCTGGGCTTTATTGGCTCCGGCAGACAGGAGGTGCCTTGGGATGTTAGATGGAGTACTCATTGGGCTGGCAGTGCTTTGCGTTGTTTATTTTATAATCATAGTTGTGTATGCAGGCATAAGCACCTCATTTGCCTTCATATGGCTGTTTTTTGCGGCCCTGCTTGTATTTCTGGTATATGGAAAATGGTATTATGCCAGAAATATGGAACGGATCCCCCGCTGGGTGCCGGTGTCGGTGGTTACCACCTGTATTGCGGGAGTGGCTGTGCTGGGAATCCTCTGTATCCTGGTATTTCTGGGAGCAGCCACGCCGGGAAAGGCCAACCTGGATTATGTGATTGTGCTGGGGGCCAGGGTCAAGGAACATACGGTCAGCAATTCCCTGAAAAAGCGTCTGGACAGGGCCATTGTCTATGCGGAGGAGAATCCGTACACCATTCTGGTGCTTTCCGGCGGCAAGGGGCCGGGGGAAGCAGACAGCGAGGCCCAGGTCATGTATGATTATCTGGTGTACAACGGGGTCAGTCCCAGGCAGCTGCTTATGGAGTCCGATTCCACCAGCACGGTGGAGAACATTGCTTACAGCAAGATTGTCATAGAGCAGGACCGGATGAAGGACAAGAAGGAGATTATCCCCATGCCCGGAAAGACAGGCTCGGTTCCTTATGCCATTGCACCGGACAAGCCGCTGGAAATAGGAGTTCTCACCAGTAATTTCCATATTTACCGTGCCAGGCTTACAGCGGAAAAATGGGGATTTGACAACGTATACGGCATATCTGCGGAATCCGACCCGGTTCTGTTTATCCATCTGTGCGTGAGGGAATGTGCTTCTATTTTGAAGGACAGGCTCATGGGGAATATGTGACGGTATGGACGGAACATATGAGTTGGCCGGTGTATGGGCCGCGGGAAAAATGGCAGAATAGCTATTATCACCATATGACTGAATGAACGATAGAATGGAGAGATTGAAGCAATGGCAGATGGAAGGAATCTGGAAAAGGTAAAAGAGCTGGCCGCTTACCGCGTGTCAGAAGAGATGTACGTGGAGGAAATGGACTCCAGGGCCATGGTGCTGGAACACATAAAAAGCGGCGCCAGGATTTTTCTGATGTCCAATGAGGATGAGAACAAGGTGTTCTATATCGGTTTTCGTACACCGCCCGATGACAGTACGGGACTTCCCCATATACTGGAACACAGTGTACTGGAAGGCTCGGATAAGTTTCCGGTCAAGGACCCCTTTGTGGAACTGGTAAAAGGTTCGCTGAACACGTTTCTGAATGCCATGACGTATCCGGATAAGACCGTATACCCTGTTGCCAGCTGCAATGACAAGGATTTTCAGAATCTGATGGACGTATATCTGGACGGCGTTCTCCACCCGGCTATTTACAGGGAGCCAAAGATATTCCTTCAGGAGGGATGGCACTATGAACTGGAGTCGCCGGAGGATGAGCTGGCTATTAACGGCGTTGTCTATAATGAGATGAAAGGCGCTTTTTCTTCACCGGAAAGTGTTCTGGACCGTTTTACCAGAAATGTGCTCTTTCCGGATACGACCTACTCCAATGAGTCGGGCGGAGATCCTGCCGTGATACCGGAGCTTACCTATGAAAAATTCATTGCGTTCCACCGCAATTACTACCATCCGGCCAACAGCTATATCTATCTCTACGGGGACATGGATATGGCCCAGAAGCTTACATGGCTGGACCAGGAATATCTGGGACAATATGACAGAGAGGACTGCCATGCAGACTCGGCCATAGCTGTGCAGCAGCCCTTTGAACAGCCGGTCCAGAGAGAAATCACCTACTCTGTCACAGAGGAGGAAGGGACAAAGGACAGGACCTATCTTTCCATCAATACCGTGGTGGGTACGGATTTGGATCCGGTACTTTATGTGGCCTTCCAGATTTTGGAATATACGCTGATTAACGCGCCGGGAGCGCCCTTGAAGCAGGCATTGATTGATGCGGGGATCGGTCAGGATATACTGGGAGGCTATGACTGCGGGATTCTGCAGCCGTATTTTTCCGTCATTGCCAAGAATGCCAATCCGGAGCAAAAGGGTGAATTCCTTGCAGTTGTAAAGGGAACGCTGCGAAGGCTGGCTGACCAGGGGATTGACAGAAAGAGCCTGTTGGCCGGACTGAACCTCTATGAGTTCCGTTACCGCGAGGCGGACTACGGTTCCGCTCCCAAGGGCCTTATGTACGGACTCTGGTCTCTGGACAGCTGGCTGTATGACGGGAAGCCCACCCTCCATCTGGAATACCAGAAAACCTTTGACTATCTGAAAAAGGCGGTGGAGGAAGGCTATTTTGAACAGCTGATACACCGGTATCTGCTGGATAATCCTCATGAGGCGGTTATCACGGTGCGCCCCAGGGTGAACCAGACAGCTGAGGAGGACCGCAATCTGGCTGAAAGGCTGAAGACCTATAAGGAATCCCTTGGCAGGGAGGAGCTTGAGGCCCTGACTGCCCGGACCAGACAATTAAAGGAGTACCAGGAGGAGCCGTCACAGCAGGAGGACCTGGAAAAAATTCCTATGCTGCAGCGGGAGGACATTGAACGGGAAGGCGGCCGTTTTTCTTATGAGGTCAAGATGGAGGACGGAGTGAACGTTATCCACAGCAACCTGTTCACCTCCGGAATCGGATATCTGAAGGTGCTGTTTGACACCAGCCGGGTGCCGGTGGAGGACCTGCCTTATGTGGGGCTTCTTAAGGCAGTGCTGGGATATGTGGATACGGAGCACTACAGCTACGGGGATCTGACCAGCGAGATTTACCTCAACAGCGGCGGCGTGAGCTTTGCGGTGTCGTCTTATCCGGATGCAGCGCATCCAGGACAGTTTACAGGGGCCTTTGTTGCCAGCGCAAAGGTGCTGTACCATAAACTGGACTTTGCCTTCTCTATTCTGGCGGAGATTCTAACCCGATCCAGACTGGATGATGAAAAGCGCCTGGGTGAAATTCTGGACGAGACCAGGTCCAGGGCCAGGATGAAGATGGAGGATGCTTCCCATGGAGCGGCGGTTGGCAGGGCTTCGTCATATTTCTCTGCGTCAGCGGCCTTCAACGATATGACCGGAGGCGTTGGATATTATCAATTTCTGGAGGATGTCAGCCGCAGGTTCGCGGAGGATGCTTCCGGCAGAGGACAATTGATTGCCAGGCTTAAGGATGTCTGCGCCCGGCTGTTTACATCAGATAATCTGCTGGTGGCATACACAGCTGATACAGAAGGCTACAGCAGGCTGCCTGCAGAACTTAAGACCTTCCGTTCAGTCCTTGGAAAGGGAGACGGGAGAACGTATGAGTTTGTATTCCGGCCGGACAACCGCAATGAGGGCTTTAAGACAGCGTCCCAGGTTAACTATGTGGCCAGATGCGGCAGCTTTGCGGGAAAGGAAGCAGGAGGAAGAAAACTGGAATACACAGGAGCGCTGAGAGTCTTAAAGGTCATCATGAACTATGAATATCTGTGGATGAACCTGAGGGTAAAGGGAGGTGCTTACGGATGCATGAGCAGCTTCAGCCGCACGGGTGACGGATGCCTGGTATCCTACAGGGACCCCAACCTGGAAGCCACCAACCAGGTGTATGAAGGAATTCCGGATTATCTGAGAAGCTTCTCCATTGACGAGAGGGACATGACAAAATATGTCATCGGCACCATGAGCGACGTTGATACGCCTCTTACGCCTTCTCTGAGGGGAGCCAGGAATCTGTCGGCATACCTTTCCGGTGTGACGGATGAGATGGTGCAGAAGGAGCGGGAACAGATTCTGGATGTGACCCAGGAGGATATAAAGGCACTGGCTGATATTGTACAGGCTGTGCTGGACACCAGGGCGCTGTGCGTGATTGGCAATGACCAGCAGATTCGCGCCCAGGAGAGCATGTTTGGTGAGGTGAAGAACCTTTACCACTAATTTTAAGGAAGAGAGAATTAAATGGAAGAGAATATACAGAAGAAATCGGGCTTTGTTACGTTGATTGGACGTCCCAATGTGGGAAAGTCCACTCTGATGAACCACTTGATTGGACAGAAAATTGCAATTACCTCTGATAAGCCCCAGACAACCAGAAACAGGATACAGACCGTGTACACAGATGACAGGGGCCAGATTATCTTCTTAGACACCCCTGGCATCCATAAGGCCAAGAATAAGCTGGGCCAATATATGGTGAACGTGGCTGAGCACACTCTGAAGGAAGTGGATGTGATTCTCTGGCTGGTGGAGCCTGCCACCTTCATCGGCGCAGGCGAGCGCCATATAGCGGAGCAGCTTAAGAATGTAAAAACCCCAATCATTCTGGTAATCAACAAGATTGATACGGTAAAGAACCAGGATGAAATTCTTACCTTTATTGCGGCCTACAAGGATGTCTGCGATTTTGCGGAAATCGTACCTCTCTCTGCATTGAAGGATAAGAATACGGATCTGCTGACTGAGCTGATTTTCAAATACCTGCCTTACGGCCCGCAGTTCTATGATGAGGACACGGTGACGGATCAGCCTATGCGCCAGATTGCTGCTGAGCTTATCCGCGAGAAAGCGCTGCGCCTTCTGGACGACGAGATTCCCCATGGCATTGCGGTGACCATTGAGAAGATGAAGGAGCGCAAGGGCGGCCTGATTGATATTGAGGCCAGTATTGTATGTGAGAGAGAATCTCACAAGGGCATCATTATCGGAAAGGGCGGCAGCATGCTGAAACGCATCGGCATAGAGGCCAGGAAAGAGATTGAAAGCATGATGGACACACAGGTGAACCTGCAGCTGTGGGTTAAGGTAAGAAAGGAATGGCGGGACAGCGAGCTGTATATGAAGAACTACGGCTACAATCAAAAAGAAATTTGAGAAAAAATCTCACACATTAATATTGATAACTGTTGGTTTTACAACGCTGACGGTGGAAAAACCACAGAGATTTGACAAGGGTCTGATGGAAATGCTGAGAGGAGGAAGAAACTGGAAATGAGAGAGACAGTAACATTAACTGGGATGGTTCTCCTTTCGGCTCCCTCCGGGGATTTTGACCGGCGTCTGGTGCTGCTCACAAGGGAGAGGGGGAAGATTACGGCCTTCTCCCATGGCGCCAGAAAACCGGGCAATCCTCTGATGGCGGCCAGCAGGCCTTTTTGTTTTGGCAATTTTAACCTTTATGAAGGCAGGAATGCCTACAATCTCCAGTCAGCCCAGATTACCAATTATTTTGACGGGCTGTCCACGGACATGGAGGCAGCCTGCTATGGCTCCTATTTTCTGGAAACCGCAGCTTATTTCGCCCAGGAAAATCTGGACGGCACAGAACTGTTAAAGCTCCTGTACCAGTCCCTCAGAGCTCTTTTGCGTCCGGCCCTTCCCAACCGGCTGGTGCGCAGGGTTTTCGAGCTTAAGAGTATGGTAATCAACGGGGAATATACCCAGGACCCTCCGGTTCCGGTCTCTGATTCCTGTCATTATGCCTGGGAGTATGTTATCTGCTCACCGTCGGAATCCCTTTATCAATTTGCGCTGAAGGAAGAAGTGCTGAAGGAATTTGAGTCTGTTGTGGAAAAAAGCAGACGGTATTTTGTGCGCCATGAGTTCCGTTCCCTGGAAATTTTGGAAACCCTGACAGCATAAAATCCGTCATAAGGCTTGAAATTATGGCATTCAGAGGATATAATATGTCCATATGCCCGGTACGGCGGCAAAGAAGTATGAGGAAGGAATATTTATGAAGAAGATTGTGAAGGGGATTCTGCTGCTGGCAGCGGCTGCTGCGGTGGTTACGGGATGCTCCAGGATAGGCATGGGGGGAGCCGAAGCCCCCACTGAGAACAGCGTCTACGTGGCAGGCGACGGCAGTGTCAGGTGGGCTTCGGTGGAGACTTACCAGCAGGGCAGTTATACGGAGGACGAACTAAAGAACTCGGCCGGACAGAAAATCATTGATTTTAACAGCGGACTGGGTAAGGCTGCTTCCTATGAGAATGCGGAAGGCTCTGAGAAACTTCCGGTGGCCATTGTTTCAGCCAGCATGGGGAACGGAACAGCCACATTGGTTACGGAATACGACGCTCCGGGCCGTCTCATTGAATTTGCCCAGGAGATTGGAGATTATAATGTGCCGTTCACCCAACTGGATACAGGCAGGGTGGCAGCCATGTCCGGTGAACTTGCGGAGGTTTCCTTTCAGGATGAGAAGGGGAAGGCGGTGGACCAGGAGACAGCTCTTAAGGACGGACAGAGCATGGTGGTCAAGGCTGCGGGACAGGGCGTCATTGTGACGGAGAAAAAAATCCAGTATGTAAGCGAGGGCTGCGTCCTGAAGGATTCCAACCGGGTGCAGACTTCCGGAGAGGGAACCAGTTACATCATATTAAAGTAATTCTTATAATTTAATTTATATTAAATCTATAATTATTAAGAAGAGAGGATGCAGATATGGAAAAGACAATGGAGAAAATCGTGGCATTGGCCAAGAACAGGGGCTTTGTGTATCCAGGTTCTGAGATTTACGGCGGCCTGGCCAATACCTGGGATTATGGCAACCTGGGTGTGGAATTGAAAAATAATGTAAAGAGAGCCTGGTGGCAGAAGTTCATCATGGAGAGCCCCTACAACGTAGGCGTTGACTGTGCTATTTTGATGAATTCCCAGACATGGATTGCCAGCGGACATCTGGGCGGATTCTCTGACCCTCTGATGGACTGTAAGCAGTGTAAAGAGAGATTCCGCGCAGACAAACTGATTGAGGATTATAACG
Coding sequences within:
- a CDS encoding insulinase family protein, yielding MADGRNLEKVKELAAYRVSEEMYVEEMDSRAMVLEHIKSGARIFLMSNEDENKVFYIGFRTPPDDSTGLPHILEHSVLEGSDKFPVKDPFVELVKGSLNTFLNAMTYPDKTVYPVASCNDKDFQNLMDVYLDGVLHPAIYREPKIFLQEGWHYELESPEDELAINGVVYNEMKGAFSSPESVLDRFTRNVLFPDTTYSNESGGDPAVIPELTYEKFIAFHRNYYHPANSYIYLYGDMDMAQKLTWLDQEYLGQYDREDCHADSAIAVQQPFEQPVQREITYSVTEEEGTKDRTYLSINTVVGTDLDPVLYVAFQILEYTLINAPGAPLKQALIDAGIGQDILGGYDCGILQPYFSVIAKNANPEQKGEFLAVVKGTLRRLADQGIDRKSLLAGLNLYEFRYREADYGSAPKGLMYGLWSLDSWLYDGKPTLHLEYQKTFDYLKKAVEEGYFEQLIHRYLLDNPHEAVITVRPRVNQTAEEDRNLAERLKTYKESLGREELEALTARTRQLKEYQEEPSQQEDLEKIPMLQREDIEREGGRFSYEVKMEDGVNVIHSNLFTSGIGYLKVLFDTSRVPVEDLPYVGLLKAVLGYVDTEHYSYGDLTSEIYLNSGGVSFAVSSYPDAAHPGQFTGAFVASAKVLYHKLDFAFSILAEILTRSRLDDEKRLGEILDETRSRARMKMEDASHGAAVGRASSYFSASAAFNDMTGGVGYYQFLEDVSRRFAEDASGRGQLIARLKDVCARLFTSDNLLVAYTADTEGYSRLPAELKTFRSVLGKGDGRTYEFVFRPDNRNEGFKTASQVNYVARCGSFAGKEAGGRKLEYTGALRVLKVIMNYEYLWMNLRVKGGAYGCMSSFSRTGDGCLVSYRDPNLEATNQVYEGIPDYLRSFSIDERDMTKYVIGTMSDVDTPLTPSLRGARNLSAYLSGVTDEMVQKEREQILDVTQEDIKALADIVQAVLDTRALCVIGNDQQIRAQESMFGEVKNLYH
- the recO gene encoding DNA repair protein RecO; translated protein: MRETVTLTGMVLLSAPSGDFDRRLVLLTRERGKITAFSHGARKPGNPLMAASRPFCFGNFNLYEGRNAYNLQSAQITNYFDGLSTDMEAACYGSYFLETAAYFAQENLDGTELLKLLYQSLRALLRPALPNRLVRRVFELKSMVINGEYTQDPPVPVSDSCHYAWEYVICSPSESLYQFALKEEVLKEFESVVEKSRRYFVRHEFRSLEILETLTA
- the era gene encoding GTPase Era gives rise to the protein MEENIQKKSGFVTLIGRPNVGKSTLMNHLIGQKIAITSDKPQTTRNRIQTVYTDDRGQIIFLDTPGIHKAKNKLGQYMVNVAEHTLKEVDVILWLVEPATFIGAGERHIAEQLKNVKTPIILVINKIDTVKNQDEILTFIAAYKDVCDFAEIVPLSALKDKNTDLLTELIFKYLPYGPQFYDEDTVTDQPMRQIAAELIREKALRLLDDEIPHGIAVTIEKMKERKGGLIDIEASIVCERESHKGIIIGKGGSMLKRIGIEARKEIESMMDTQVNLQLWVKVRKEWRDSELYMKNYGYNQKEI